A DNA window from Phoenix dactylifera cultivar Barhee BC4 chromosome 13, palm_55x_up_171113_PBpolish2nd_filt_p, whole genome shotgun sequence contains the following coding sequences:
- the LOC120112935 gene encoding uncharacterized protein LOC120112935, whose translation MVEVKYFIPNKSRMVVSLLGDNDVRKMHQIHVNLNAPVIELVVSHIPCLIEAADVVIDMRDSGPAQNVECSCRSKIFSKGSSSNFGRVVEETRAAIEEQPSQRNSLDAWKTSIEGVGQEFNDVETLRDTIRNFCIANCRDFVFVKNDRLRVTVECAYEGCEWRIHASRLGNQESFAIKKMNSQHTCGGGLQVRSHPKASKRWVSNIVKEKLQDMPLYRPTDIVKDIRREYGVELPYHQAWHGKEVAMKDLYGHRSKSYDRIRWYCDAILETNPGSIAKYETIEGRFRRLFISFHASVVGFIRGCRPLIFMDGTFIKHKDGGVVLGATSKDANDDMFPIAYGVVDTETDDNWDWFCRNLKEAIYSCIEWRSEQITFMTDRHQGIIKSVPKYFPGSYHSYCFRHVKDNFKNQVLVHYCASERKRLLDLLNAAAYTPRLNVFHKIISKLTLDAPGSRTFLLNANPKHWANANFAETIDVNEMNCIVLWFPRHTLTGTPWHTLLAHHGTPLVVQHVSHMYYAAYSNPKHTVY comes from the exons ATGGTAgaagttaaatattttattccaAACAAGTCTAGAATGGTTGTTTCGCTCCTGGGGGATAATGATGTTCGGAAAATGCATCAAATACACGTCAACTTAAATGCGCCGGTGATCGAGTTGGTTGTTAGTCATATTCCATGCTTGATCGAAGCAGCCGATGTCGTAATTGATATGAG GGATAGTGGCCCAGCCCAAAATGTTGAGTGCAGTTGCCGATCAAAAATTTTTTCAAAAGGTAGCTCAAGTAATTTCGGTCGAGTTGTTGAAGAAACAAGAGCGGCAATCGAAGAGCAACCTAGTCAAAGAAATTCTTTGGATGCTTGGAAAACTTCTATTGAGGGTGTTGGTCAGGAGTTCAATGATGTGGAAACTCTTCGCGACACGATTCGCAACTTTTGCATTGCAAATTGTAGAGATTTTGTATTTGTGAAGAACGATCGCCTGCGAGTGACCGTGGAATGTGCATACGAAGGATGTGAATGGCGTATCCATGCTTCCCGACTTGGAAATCAAGAAAgctttgcaattaaaaaaatgaatagtCAGCATACATGTGGCGGAGGGTTGCAAGTCCGGTCGCATCCTAAGGCTTCGAAACGTTGGGTTTCAAACATAGTTAAAGAAAAACTTCAAGATATGCCGTTATATAGGCCTACTGATATCGTAAAGGATATTCGTCGAGAATATGGTGTTGAATTGCCGTATCATCAAGCTTGGCATGGCAAGGAGGTGGCTATGAAGGACCTTTATGGTCACAGATCAAAATCTTATGACCGGATACGCTGGTATTGCGATgccattcttgagaccaaccctGGCAGCATAGCGAAGTATGAAACTATTGAAGGTCGATTCAGACGCCTATTTATTTCATTTCATGCTTCAGTAGTGGGTTTCATAAGAGGTTGTAGacctttgatttttatggatggaACATTTATAAAGCATAAGGATGGAGGAGTAGTTCTTGGTGCGACTTCCAAAGATGCGAACGACGATATGTTTCCTATTGCTTACGGTGTGGTCGATACGGAGACGGATGACAATTGGGACTGGTTTTGTCGGAATTTGAAAGAAGCAATTTATAGTTGCATTGAGTGGCGAAGTGAGCAGATCACATTTATGACGGATAGACATCAAGGAATTATTAAATCAGTGCCGAAGTACTTTCCTGGTAGTTACCACTCATATTGTTTCCGTCATGTGAAAGACAACTTCAAGAATCAG GTGCTTGTCCATTATTGTGCAAGTGAGAGAAAAAGGCTGCTCGATTTACTAAATGCTGCTGCTTATACTCCAAGGCTGAATGTTTTCCACAAAATAATTAGCAAGCTTACATTAGATGCTCCAGGGAGTAGAACTTTTCTCCTTAATGCAAATCCGAAGCATTGGGCAAATGCA AATTTTGCAGAAACAATTGATGTCAATGAAATGAATTGCATTGTTCTCTGGTTCCCCCGGCACACTCTTACTGGCACACCATGGCACACTCTCTTGGCACACCATGGCACACCTCTGGTTGTGCAACATGTCAGTCATATGTACTATGCAGCATACAGTAATCCGAAGCACACCGTTTATTAG
- the LOC120112956 gene encoding uncharacterized protein LOC120112956: protein MDGCTVALVAWAVEHANSLVGSQRPTFMYPRLLRWSNVSFPRKVDVISEIMKNLKRYQVIEKLEPREEELHILSRGRPRDVASIEMRRDDALVKGLQNIFNVCTEILQSF, encoded by the exons ATGGACGGCTGCACGGTCGCTTTGGTG GCATGGGCTGTTGAGCATGCGAACAGCCTTGTTGGAAGCCAACGACCCACCTTCATGTATCCACGTCTCCTGCGTTGGAGCAATGTCTCATTTCCTCGCAAGGTGGACGTGATTTCTGAAATCATGAAGAACTTAAAACGATATCAG GTGATCGAGAAGCTAGAGCCTAGAGAGGAGGAGTTGCACATTCTCTCGCGAGGAAGGCCACGAGACGTTGCTTCCATAGAGATGCGAAGAGATGATGCATTGGTAAAGGGTTTACAAAACATTTTCAATGTTTGTACAGAAATCTTACAATCATTCTAG
- the LOC103716445 gene encoding uncharacterized protein LOC103716445, with amino-acid sequence MALLASIRATPISSLPLKTQTNPGLRRLPVACLSSSSSHGETTAEASHSTSSSTAPTPFVDPIAQNPDAGFKYELASEPSGNTDDGRLARFTESTVERVIFDFRFLALLAVGGSLAGSLLCFLNGCVYIVDAYKVYWTSCIKGVHTGKMVLRLVEAIDVYLAGTVMLIFGMGLYGLFISNVPPGLPSNIDRALLGSSLFGMFALKERPKWMKISSLDELKTKVGHVIVMILLVKMFERSKMVTIATGLDLLSYSVCIFLSSASLYILHNLHK; translated from the exons ATGGCTCTGCTTGCGTCCATCCGCGCCACTCCCATCTcttctctcccccttaaaaCCCAAACAAACCCGGGGCTTCGCCGCCTCCCCGTTGCctgtctctcctcctcctcctctcatgGTGAAACCACGGCCGAGGCCTCTCATTCTACTTCCTCCTCCACTGCGCCCACCCCCTTCGTGGACCCAATCGCGCAGAATCCCGACGCCGGGTTCAAGTACGAGCTCGCCTCGGAGCCCAGCGGGAATACCGACGACGGCCGCCTCGCGCGCTTCACTGAATCCACTGTCGAAAGG GTGATTTTTGATTTTCGCTTTTTGGCCCTTCTAGCTGTTGGAGGCTCACTTGCTGGTTCTTTGTTATGCTTTTTGAAT GGTTGTGTTTACATAGTTGATGCATATAAGGTTTACTGGACAAGCTGTATCAAGGGAGTTCATACTGGGAAGATGGTACTACGATTAGTTGAGGCTATTG ATGTCTATCTTGCTGGTACTGTTATGTTGATATTTGGTATGGGTTTATATGGATTATTTATCAGCAATGTGCCTCCTGGATTACCTTCTAACATAGATCGTGCTCTCTTGGGATCTTCTTTGTTTGGAATGTTTGCTTTGAAG GAGAGGccaaaatggatgaaaataagTTCCCTTGATGAATTGAAAACAAAGGTAGGACATGTTATAGTCATGATTCTTCTGGTAAAGATGTTTGAAAGAAGCAAAATGGTTACAATAGCTACAGGACTGGATCTTCTTAGTTACTCAGTCTGCATTTTCTTGTCATCCGCATCCTTGTACATTCTTCACAATCTTCACAAGTGA
- the LOC103716444 gene encoding LOW QUALITY PROTEIN: molybdate transporter 1-like (The sequence of the model RefSeq protein was modified relative to this genomic sequence to represent the inferred CDS: deleted 2 bases in 2 codons) — MGDLGTYIPIILALALANGLDLGTTLIFTGVYNILTGALYGVPMPVQPMKSIAAVAISSAPDFAVPEILAAGICTRSAVIFFLGATRLMQLAYKLIPLPVVRGIQLSQGLSFAMTAVKYIRHDQDLAKGKSLGERSWLGLDGLLLAIVAAIFIVVINGAGEEVEANNELAHGGSGEEQRRRRRRWRQLLASVPSAVIVFLLGIILAMIRKPSAVKELKAGPSAFHAVKISKHAWKEGFIKGAVPQIPLSVLNSVIAVCKLSTDLFPDKPEATATSVSVTVGLMNLVGCWFGAMPCCHGAGGLAGQYKFGGRSGGCVAVLGAAKLVIGVVLGGSMLRVLVEFPVGLLGVLLLFAGVELAMAARDIASKKEAFVMLVCAAASLVGSGASLGFVCGIAVHLLLVLRRWWMK, encoded by the exons ATGGGAGACCTCGGCACCTACATCCCCATCATCCTCGCCTTGGCTCTGGCCAACGGCCTCgacctcggcaccaccctc aTCTTCACCGGCGTCTACAACATCCTCACCGGCGCCCTCTACGGCGTCCCCATGCCCGTCCAGCCCATGAAATCCATCGCCGCCGTCGCCATCTCCAGCGCCCCAGACTTCGCCGTGCCCGAGATCTTGGCCGCCGGGATCTGCACC CGATCGGCcgtcatcttcttccttggcgcCACCAGGCTCATGCAACTCGCCTACAAGCTCATCCCCCTCCCCGTCGTGCGAGGAATTCAGCTATCTCAAGGGTTATCCTTCGCGATGACCGCCGTCAAATACATCCGGCACGATCAAGATCTCGCAAAAGGGAAATCTTTGGGCGAGAGGTCATGGCTAGGCCTCGATGGACTGCTTCTAGCCATAGTCGCCGCCATATTTATCGTAGTAATAAATGGTGCAGGCGAGGAAGTAGAAGCTAATAACGAGCTTGCTCATGGAGGATCCGGCGAAGAACAGAGACGACGACGGAGGCGATGGAGACAATTACTAGCCTCGGTGCCGTCCGCCGTGATTGTCTTCTTGTTAGGCATTATACTGGCTATGATTAGAAAGCCGAGCGCCGTAAAAGAATTGAAAGCAGGGCCATCAGCTTTCCATGCGGTGAAAATCTCCAAGCATGCATggaaagaaggattcatcaaAGGAGCAGTGCCTCAGATTCCACTGTCGGTGCTGAATTCGGTGATCGCCGTGTGCAAGCTCTCGACCGACCTCTTTCCCGACAAGCCGGAGGCGACGGCGACATCGGTGTCGGTCACTGTCGGGCTGATGAATTTGGTTGGTTGTTGGTTCGGGGCGATGCCGTGCTGCCACGGAGCCGGCGGGCTCGCAGGGCAGTACAAGTTCGGCGGGCGGAGCGGCGGGTGCGTGGCGGTGCTCGGGGCGGCGAAGCTGGTCATCGGAGTGGTGCTTGGGGGGTCGATGCTGAGAGTGCTAGTGGAGTTTCCGGTGGGGTTGTTGGGGGTGCTGCTGCTGTTCGCCGGAGTGGAGCTGGCGATGGCGGCGAGGGACATCGCGTCTAAGAAGGAGGCGTTTGTGATGCTGGTGTGCGCTGCGGCGTCGCTGGTGGGCTCCGGCGCCTCCCTTGGGTTTGTTTGTGGGATCGCCGTCCATCTCCTGCTCGTGCTACGAAGGTGGTGGATGAAATGA
- the LOC103716439 gene encoding beta-1,2-xylosyltransferase XYXT1-like has product MQIKRAATVSYPFSDDNSASLTTRRPFKMPMQKIKSMLRTFAKGSTSDQREQKKLSLYRLAPLFLLMLYAICSVIRLASSSSYSFYLAQATDSFVAEMSSDLESFTTHISSNLNYLQASEENTAHRCSDLINGRMVRMSSFGDEGLLCCDRSHNRTDVCYMRGDIRTDANSSSISVYGAGPWQVPETIRPYTRKWETEIMSTIDNITLLPVASSINNGSPSKACEKRHGVPGLVFSTGGYTGNLYHEFNDGLIPLFITAQRFHGEVVLVVMEYHSWWMTTYRPVIRKLTNYKVVDFSRDRRVHCFSEMIVGLRIHGELSIDPLLMPEGIGIQDFRALLGQGLGDSQLKPQEARPPLVAPPPASASHSNRRCSTSKPKMTIIIRSKSRVLLNLDEIVKACEHIGFEVQVLKPKRGMPLTVIHDALDAADVMLAVHGAAMTHFLFMRPRSVLIQIVPLGLDWAAETYYGEPARKLGLEYMAYRVRPGESSLSKEYHRRSPVLMDPSIITRQGWWETKRIYLDRQNIKVNIGRFSRVLAKAHSHICKLYASV; this is encoded by the exons ATGCAGATAAAGAGAGCAGCTACAGTGAGTTACCCATTCTCAGATGACAACTCTGCATCCTTGACCACTCGGCGGCCTTTCAAGATGCCTATGCAGAAGATCAAATCTATGTTGCGAACTTTCGCCAAGGGATCAACCTCTGATCAGAGAGAACAGAAGAAACTTTCTCTTTATCGGCTCGCGCCTTTGTTCCTGTTGATGCTCTACGCCATCTGCTCAGTTATAAGACTGGCTAGCTCGTCGTCATATTCTTTTTATTTAGCGCAAGCAACTGATTCAT TTGTTGCAGAAATGAGCAGTGACTTGGAATCCTTCACGACCCATATATCTTCCAACTTAAATTACCTCCAAGCTAGTGAAGAAAACACTGCACATCGATGCTCTGATCTAATCAATG GAAGAATGGTGAGAATGAGTTCATTTGGAGATGAAGGGCTCCTTTGCTGCGATCGAAGCCATAACCGGACGGACGTCTGCTACATGAGGGGAGACATCAGAACAGACGCTAACTCATCTTCCATCTCGGTCTATGGCGCTGGGCCTTGGCAGGTGCCCGAGACCATACGCCCCTACACAAGAAAATGGGAGACTGAGATCATGAGCACGATCGACAACATCACCCTCCTTCCCGTGGCATCATCCATCAATAACGGAAGCCCATCCAAGGCCTGTGAGAAGCGCCACGGCGTGCCGGGTCTCGTGTTCTCGACGGGAGGATACACAGGGAACCTTTACCATGAGTTCAACGACGGGCTGATTCCACTATTCATCACGGCGCAGCGGTTTCACGGCGAGGTGGTGCTGGTGGTGATGGAATACCATTCTTGGTGGATGACCACATACCGTCCGGTCATAAGGAAGCTAACCAACTACAAGGTGGTGGATTTCTCCAGGGATCGTCGAGTCCACTGCTTCTCGGAGATGATCGTCGGCCTGAGAATCCACGGCGAGTTATCGATCGATCCACTGCTCATGCCCGAAG GTATTGGGATACAAGATTTCCGGGCTTTACTTGGCCAGGGACTCGGTGACAGCCAACTGAAACCACAAGAAGCCCGTCCACCATTGgtggcgccgccgccggcctcCGCCAGCCACAGCAACAGACGCTGCAGCACCTCCAAACCTAAGATGACAATCATCATCCGCAGCAAATCAAGGGTACTACTCAACCTCGATGAGATAGTGAAAGCCTGCGAACATATCGGCTTCGAGGTGCAGGTCCTGAAGCCCAAGAGAGGCATGCCATTGACAGTGATCCACGACGCCCTCGATGCGGCCGACGTGATGCTAGCCGTGCATGGAGCAGCGATGACCCACTTCCTCTTCATGCGGCCCCGCTCCGTCCTCATACAGATCGTGCCATTAGGCTTGGATTGGGCGGCGGAGACTTACTACGGCGAGCCGGCTCGGAAGCTTGGGTTGGAGTACATGGCCTACAGGGTGAGGCCGGGGGAGAGCTCCCTCTCCAAGGAGTACCATCGCCGGAGCCCGGTTTTAATGGATCCTAGTATCATCACAAGGCAAGGGTGGTGGGAGACGAAGAGGATTTACCTGGACAGACAGAACATCAAAGTAAATATTGGAAGATTTAGTAGGGTGCTCGCAAAGGCACATTCCCATATCTGTAAGCTATATGCAAGCGTGTAG